Genomic segment of Truepera radiovictrix DSM 17093:
GAGGCGCACCTGATGCTCGCTCGCCCCATCGATGCGCGCGGCCTCTTTGACCTCACGTGGGATGCCGCGCAGCGAGGCGGAGGTGACCAACACCCCATAGCCGGTCTGCTGCCAGAGGGTAAAGAGCACCACAAACAGCAGCGCCGCCCAAGGAACGGTCGTCCAGGGGAGCGCTAGGCCGCTGAGCTCGACGACAAGGCCAAAGTCGGGGTTGTAGAGCAGGTACCAGGCGATCGCCGAACCACCCACGGTGATGAGCCCCGGCAGAAAGAGCAGCGCCTTGACGAAGCGCTCGAGCCGCACGCCCTCGATCGCCATGGCGATCACCACCGACAGCACCAGAAAAGCCGGCAGCGCCACGAACATAAAGAGCAGCGTGGTGCCCAGCGAACGCCACAGCGCCCCATCTGAAACGAGCCGCGCCAGGTTGAGCAAGCCGACCGGTACCGGCTCGGTCACCCCGCTCCAGCGCCAGGTCGCGTAGCGCACGACGGACAAAAGCGGCAAGACGCTAAACGCACCAAAGACAACGAGCGCGGGGAACGCCAACAGCGCCGTTTGCCAGCGCGACCTCACACGCTCTCCCCAACTGCGCCTATGGCTCGCTCGTTGCAAGGCGCCTTGACGATGACGCCCACGCCGTCAGCATATCGCACGCCAGGCTAGTCTAGCTACGGTTTGTCAGCGCGGTGTCAGGCGGCACGCGATCGGTGCGCGCCCAATGACGGGCTGACGCTGAGAACGGGGCAAAGCGCCCGGGGAGGTCGCAGCCCAGAAACGCCTGGGCGGCAACGTGATCGCAGCCGCGTCGACAGGGGTCAGGGAGATGCTTACCCGAGCACGCGTAGCGGACGAGAGCCCAACGCCGCCCGGATGCGCGAAAGTCCTCTGATCTGCCGACGCCGTTTGTCGAGCTGCGGCTCTCGACCGTCTCGGGTTTTGTGACACCTCTTTGCGGTTAGGAGAGCTCGTCGGGCGAGCTGGGAGCGTGGGTGCGGTGGGAGGGTCGACCGAGCGACGCGGTAGCAGAACCTCGCTACCTCGTCGTAGCCGTGGCGGACTATGGGACCAGAGCTGCAGGGCGGGCCTAGGGCCTGTGGTCGTTGCGTATGGTCGTTGCAGAGCCGAACGCGGCTCTAAAAGCGCACGGTTGGCGCCACGCTTCGCATACCGAGCGTACCGGGCGTTCTGCGCGTGAAGCGCATGGGCTGAGGGCGGCAGCTCCCGATGGGACAGAACGAGCACCAAGGTAAGGGCTAATGCACCCCGCCCTCACGCGCACCCGTACACTAAAGCATGCTGACCTTTACCGACACCGCCAAGGAGAGGGTCGCGCGCTTTTTGGCGCTGCAGCAGGCCCAGGGCGTGCGCGCGCTGCGCGTCGCCGGGGACCGCCGCGAACAGAAGCTCTGGCTCGTCAAACCCGAAGACCGCCGCCCCGATGACCACACCTTCCGCGTCGCGGGCGACGAGGGCTTCGACGTCTTCGTCGACCCCCGCAGCGCCGAGCAGCTCGCGGGCGCTACCGTCGACTTCGTCGAGGACGTCATGCAGAGCGGTTTCCGCGTCTTCTACCCGAGCCCCACTTGGGACGACCCCGTTGCGCAGCGCGTGCAGGAGGTGCTCGACCGCATCATCAACCCCGGCGTCGCGAGCCACGGCGGGCACGTCTCGCTCGCCAAGGTCGAGGGCGACGCGGCGTACGTGCTCCTAGGGGGCGGTTGCCAAGGTTGCGGCGCCGCCGACATCACGCTGCGTCAAGGGATCGAGGAGGCCATCTGCAGCGCCGTGCCCGAGATCAAGCGGGTGCTCGACGCGACCGACCACGCGAGCGGCACCAACCCCTACTACGCCCCCGCCGAGTCGGGCGACTCGCCGCTCGCCCGCAGCTAGGCGGCGCCCCGGTATGCCGTACCCGCCCAGACCGCCTCGCCGCACTACCCTGCAGCTAGCACCCGGTAGCCTCTCCTGCGTCGACAAGCCGCGGACGCGCTGTGGATAACTTGTGGACAACCTGTGGATAACTCCCGTCCAACCTGTGGATAACCCGCCCGAATCTGGGGATAAGCCGTGGATAACCCGCCGCGGCACCCCCTCCGGAACCGCGGCTTGTGGATAACGCGGCGCACGTGAGCGTGCTCGGCGTCGGCTCCTACGTCCCCACAAAGCGCCTGACCAACGCCGAGCTCGAGCGCCTAGTGGACACCTCCGACGCCTGGATCACCACCCGCACCGGTATCTCGGAGCGGCGCGTGGCGGAGTCGGGGCAAGCGACCTCGGATCTGGCCCACGCCGCCGCCGCCGCCGCCCTCGAGGACGCCGGCACCCTCCCCGAGAGCATCGACCTCATCGTCGTCGGCACCTCGACGCCCGACCACGCCTTTCCGTCGGTCGCTTGCAAGGTGCAAGCGCGCCTCGGCTGCACCCGCGCGACCGCTTTCGACGTCAACGCGGCCTGCGCGGGTTTCTTAAGCGCCCTGCAGGTGGCCGAGCAGTTTCTCCGCGCGGGCGGGGCCACGCGGGCGCTCGTCATCGGCGCCGACACGATGTCGCGCATCGTGGACTATAGCGACCGCACGACCTGCATCCTCTTCGGTGACGGCGCGGGCGCGGTGGTGCTCGCCAAAGGGGAGCGCCCCGGGCTCCACGCGACCGTCACCCACGCCGACGGGACGCACTACGAGCAGCTCTACGTCCACGGCGGCGGCAGCCGTTTGGACACCGAGGGCGAAAGGCCGCGCATCAAGATGAACGGGCGCGCGATCTTCCCCTTGGCCGTGCGCGCGATGATCTCGGTGACCGAAGAGGTGCTCGCCAAAGCGGGCAAGACCCTCGACGACGTCACCTGGCTCGTACCGCACCAGGCCAACCAGCGCATCCTCAAAGCGGTCGCCGAAGGTTTGAACGTCCCCGAAACGCGCGTCGTGAGCACCATCCGCGACTACGGCAACAACTCGGCGGCGTCGGTCCCTCTGGCGCTCGACCTGGCCATTCGAGACGGGCGCATCCGGCGCGGCGACACGGTGCTGCTGACCGCTTTTGGCGGCGGTCTGGCGTGGGGCGGGGCGCTGCTGACGTTGTAACGGCAGAGGTCGGTAGCCAGAATTCAGGGGTCAGAACCCAGCGTCAACGGGTTTCGCCTGACCCCTGAGTCGTGGCCTCGGGCTACTGCCCTATCCTCACCCGCGCCGAGAGCACCACCACCCCCTGCCCCGGGGAAAAGGCGCGCAGCGGGTTGAGCTCCAACTCGGCGACCTCGGGCAGCTCCTCGACGAGCCTCGAGACCCTGAGAAGCGTCTCCTCGACGGCCCTAAGGTCGCTCGCAGGGTGGCCGCGGTAACCCAAAAGCAGCGGAAAGCTCCGCACGCTGCGGACCATCTCGGCGGCGTCGCGGTCGGTGAGGGGCGTGACGCGCAGCACCCGGTCGCGCAGCACCTCGCTGTAGAGCCCGCCCATCCCGAACGATACGAGCGGCCCGAAGAGCGGGTCGCCCTGCACCCCGACGGTGAGCCCCGTCCCCTCGGGGACCATCTTCTGCACCCAGACGCGTAGGGGCCCCTCCGAGACCGCGCGGCGGAGCTCGCCGAACGCCCGCCGCACCGCCGCGCTCTCCGTCAGGCCCAACTTGGGCTCCGCTCGCGGGTCGCCGACACCCGTGTCGTTGGTCGCCAGTTTGAGCACGACGGGGAAGCCGAGCGCCTCGGCGGCCGCGACCGCCTCATCTTCAGTGGTTGCGCCGCGCCCGGGGGGGAGGGGGAGGTTAAAGGCGCGCAGCAGCGTCGTCACCTCCTCCGGGTCCAACCAACCGCCGCCCTGGGCGCGCTTCGCGCGGCAGAGCGCGCGCGCCGTGGGGAGGTCGAGGTCGTCAAAGCGCGGCAGCGTTCCCAAGGGCTCGGCGCGCCAGCGGGCGTAGGCGTAGGCGCGGGCGAGCGCGCGCGCCGCCGACTCGGGGAAGCGGTAGCTCGGCAACCGCTCGCGACCCGCATAGAGCGGTTCGTGGGCACCCGTAAAGCAAGCCAGCACGGGGCCGGCGTATCCCGCCCCCCGCGCCCGCACGACCTCCTCGCCGAGCACCGCCCCGATCTCGGCCGCGGTGCTCGTCCCGAGGGGGGCGAACACGACGAGCAGGGCGTCGAAGGGGGAGGCGAGCGCCCGCCGAACGGCCTCTCGGTAGTCCTCGGGGGTCGCAAAAGCGCTCAGGTCAAACGGGTTCGCCTCGTCGTCCGTCGGCGGCGCGAAGGGGTCGAGCGGCGCCAGCCCCGCCGCGCG
This window contains:
- a CDS encoding carbohydrate ABC transporter permease, with protein sequence MRSRWQTALLAFPALVVFGAFSVLPLLSVVRYATWRWSGVTEPVPVGLLNLARLVSDGALWRSLGTTLLFMFVALPAFLVLSVVIAMAIEGVRLERFVKALLFLPGLITVGGSAIAWYLLYNPDFGLVVELSGLALPWTTVPWAALLFVVLFTLWQQTGYGVLVTSASLRGIPREVKEAARIDGASEHQVRLHITLPLLKPTLLFLLVVGTVFALQSYTAVYLLTRGGPFGSTRVLGYYLYETAFERFELGYGAAVTLFVMLVTLAVASVQAKLLARRGGVEVQG
- a CDS encoding NifU family protein, with product MLTFTDTAKERVARFLALQQAQGVRALRVAGDRREQKLWLVKPEDRRPDDHTFRVAGDEGFDVFVDPRSAEQLAGATVDFVEDVMQSGFRVFYPSPTWDDPVAQRVQEVLDRIINPGVASHGGHVSLAKVEGDAAYVLLGGGCQGCGAADITLRQGIEEAICSAVPEIKRVLDATDHASGTNPYYAPAESGDSPLARS
- a CDS encoding beta-ketoacyl-ACP synthase III — protein: MSVLGVGSYVPTKRLTNAELERLVDTSDAWITTRTGISERRVAESGQATSDLAHAAAAAALEDAGTLPESIDLIVVGTSTPDHAFPSVACKVQARLGCTRATAFDVNAACAGFLSALQVAEQFLRAGGATRALVIGADTMSRIVDYSDRTTCILFGDGAGAVVLAKGERPGLHATVTHADGTHYEQLYVHGGGSRLDTEGERPRIKMNGRAIFPLAVRAMISVTEEVLAKAGKTLDDVTWLVPHQANQRILKAVAEGLNVPETRVVSTIRDYGNNSAASVPLALDLAIRDGRIRRGDTVLLTAFGGGLAWGGALLTL